Proteins found in one Verrucomicrobiota bacterium genomic segment:
- a CDS encoding cation:proton antiporter subunit C, with protein MEFLEAIADSFNYWIYVIIMMIGLYAMVSKNNLIKKLIGMSIFQTAIILFYVSIGYKEHATIPILYHDQVHGAHHEEVSGEGTDTHHDAEHAVREVTEEIHAAADHSDHAVSHDDHGSLEIDPDQFINPLVHVLMLTAIVVGVATLGVGLAITQKLYGEFGSLEESEILEQIKSAK; from the coding sequence ATGGAATTTCTAGAAGCAATTGCGGACAGTTTCAATTATTGGATATACGTCATTATTATGATGATCGGTTTGTATGCCATGGTCTCAAAAAACAACTTGATCAAAAAACTGATCGGGATGTCGATTTTTCAAACAGCGATCATTTTGTTTTACGTCTCGATTGGCTACAAGGAGCACGCAACCATCCCCATTTTGTATCACGATCAAGTCCATGGAGCTCACCATGAAGAGGTCTCCGGGGAGGGTACGGATACTCACCACGACGCTGAACACGCAGTTCGCGAAGTTACCGAAGAAATTCACGCAGCAGCAGATCACAGTGACCATGCCGTCAGTCACGACGACCATGGCAGTCTGGAAATCGACCCCGACCAATTTATTAATCCCCTGGTTCATGTACTCATGCTTACCGCCATTGTGGTCGGAGTAGCTACTCTTGGTGTGGGACTAGCCATCACTCAGAAACTATATGGAGAATTCGGCTCACTTGAAGAGAGCGAAATCCTTGAACAGATCAAGTCCGCAAAATGA